In a single window of the Halobaculum lipolyticum genome:
- a CDS encoding SAM hydrolase/SAM-dependent halogenase family protein translates to MLTLASDFGSPYPAAMKGVLLRHGAADLVDVAHDLPQGDPRAAAFWLRFVLPEFPPAVHLVVVDPGVGTDRAAICVRAGDHALVGPDNGCLLPPARALAVASGGDPDDVEVFEVDGGDPRSSTFHGRDVFAPAAARVEQAGVDGIGELDGFAPVADYDDYRLPEAWVETGTAAGEVLVVDDFGNSVTNVPGSFLDGHVGESVVVETAAGREAVPVVDTFAEVPKHDPLVTVGSHGFVECDVNQGRGDEAFDLAPGRSVMFSFEESVAATVPTF, encoded by the coding sequence GTGTTGACCCTCGCCTCCGACTTCGGCTCGCCGTACCCCGCCGCGATGAAGGGCGTCCTCCTGCGACACGGCGCCGCGGATCTGGTCGACGTCGCCCACGACCTCCCGCAGGGCGACCCGCGCGCGGCCGCCTTCTGGCTGCGCTTCGTCCTCCCGGAGTTCCCGCCGGCGGTCCACCTCGTCGTCGTCGACCCCGGCGTCGGCACCGACCGCGCGGCGATCTGCGTCCGCGCCGGCGACCACGCGCTCGTCGGCCCGGACAACGGCTGTCTGCTCCCGCCGGCGCGGGCGCTCGCGGTCGCCTCGGGCGGCGACCCCGACGACGTCGAGGTGTTCGAAGTCGACGGCGGCGACCCGCGCTCCAGCACCTTCCACGGCCGCGACGTGTTCGCGCCCGCCGCCGCCCGCGTGGAGCAGGCGGGAGTCGACGGTATCGGCGAGTTGGACGGCTTCGCCCCCGTCGCCGACTACGACGACTACCGCCTCCCGGAGGCGTGGGTCGAGACCGGCACGGCGGCCGGCGAGGTGCTCGTCGTCGACGACTTCGGCAACAGCGTCACGAACGTCCCCGGTTCGTTCCTCGACGGCCACGTCGGCGAGTCCGTCGTCGTCGAGACCGCCGCCGGGCGGGAGGCCGTGCCCGTCGTCGACACGTTCGCGGAAGTGCCGAAACACGACCCCCTCGTCACCGTCGGCAGTCACGGCTTCGTCGAGTGCGACGTGAACCAGGGTCGCGGCGACGAGGCGTTCGACCTCGCCCCCGGGCGCTCGGTGATGTTCTCCTTCGAGGAGTCGGTCGCCGCGACCGTCCCCACCTTCTGA
- a CDS encoding MarR family transcriptional regulator: protein MSTSTADPDAADALTDAEYRDLLSDLPPSAKLVAKVLEGDAPLSQGQLAEESLLPDRTVRYALNRLEEQGLVGSRYSFKDARKQVYYLNL, encoded by the coding sequence ATGAGCACCAGTACCGCGGACCCGGACGCCGCCGACGCGCTCACCGACGCCGAATACCGCGACCTCCTCAGCGACCTCCCCCCGAGCGCGAAGCTCGTGGCGAAGGTGCTGGAGGGCGACGCGCCGCTGTCGCAGGGCCAGCTCGCCGAGGAGTCGCTGCTGCCCGATCGGACGGTTCGCTACGCGCTGAATCGCCTCGAAGAGCAGGGGCTCGTCGGCTCGCGCTACTCGTTCAAGGACGCCCGCAAGCAAGTCTACTACCTGAACCTGTAA
- a CDS encoding glycosyltransferase family 2 protein: MDISVVVPTLNGRERLAASLDSLAEAAPDAEVVVVNGPSADGTTGMVRDRDDVDVLVEIAARNVNVARNAGIEVADGDAVAFLGFDHRVEDGWYEAAVDALTDGAAVVTGPLRRSVRGGATSEGPERRRIADREVTYLNGRNAVFTRRVLEEIDGFDEYLQTGGARDAAHRLAGMDVAVEWRPELAVRRRSEATDGGVERRDLGWKYRALAYRLVKNYGPRPTVVRRTLSHAVGDAVGALRDVVGGEATPSSWAGNGRDVVGGISGGASDGLVARTRDRSPKRNPNGVSVRADRAVARYDRRDE, from the coding sequence ATGGATATCTCGGTAGTCGTCCCGACGCTCAACGGTCGGGAGCGGCTGGCCGCCAGCCTCGACTCGTTGGCGGAGGCGGCGCCGGACGCGGAGGTGGTCGTCGTCAACGGACCCTCCGCCGACGGGACGACCGGGATGGTACGCGACCGCGACGACGTCGACGTGCTCGTCGAGATCGCGGCGCGCAACGTGAACGTCGCCCGCAACGCGGGCATCGAGGTCGCCGACGGCGACGCCGTCGCCTTCCTCGGCTTCGACCACCGCGTCGAGGACGGCTGGTACGAGGCGGCCGTCGACGCGCTGACCGACGGCGCCGCCGTCGTCACCGGCCCGCTCCGCCGGTCGGTCCGCGGCGGCGCCACCAGCGAGGGACCGGAGCGACGCCGGATCGCGGACCGCGAGGTGACGTACCTCAACGGGCGCAACGCCGTGTTCACCCGGCGCGTGCTCGAAGAGATCGACGGCTTCGACGAGTACCTCCAGACCGGCGGCGCCCGCGACGCCGCCCACCGACTCGCCGGGATGGACGTCGCCGTCGAGTGGCGGCCGGAGTTGGCCGTACGGCGGCGCTCGGAGGCGACCGACGGCGGGGTCGAGCGCCGGGACCTCGGCTGGAAGTACCGCGCGCTGGCGTACCGCCTCGTCAAGAACTACGGTCCCCGGCCGACGGTGGTCCGCCGGACGCTGTCTCACGCCGTCGGCGACGCCGTCGGCGCGCTCCGCGACGTGGTCGGCGGGGAGGCGACGCCCAGTTCCTGGGCCGGCAACGGCCGCGACGTCGTGGGCGGTATCTCGGGGGGCGCCTCCGACGGGCTGGTCGCGCGGACCAGAGACCGGTCGCCGAAGCGCAACCCCAACGGCGTGTCGGTGCGGGCCGACCGTGCGGTGGCGCGGTACGACAGGCGCGACGAGTGA
- a CDS encoding APC family permease: protein MGESSTDQDGRLGLFGAVSISVGGMIGGGVFAVLGVVATIAGAASWAAFTLASLVSLCAAYSYLRLNAMGDNRGGSVAQLEEYLDDASIAGMVGWTLLFGYVGAIAMYAYAFGSFAVALTPGGVAAAVPLGEALLRPAYSVLAVALFVGLNVLGARATGTSEEVLVVAKVAVLLAFGALGVWFGARQGSMEYGFDTLGSVTPVVMATAVSFVSFQGWQLLMYDQESIRNVETNLPRAIYASILITILVDGLIAIVVTSLAAPDVIQQHPERALAIAVEPIVGGIGFTVVAVAAVFSTGSAINGTLFSAANFAKGMVSDGLLPDETGRAGADGAPRRTVLLLGGIAAVFTAYGSLDAITSFGSLAFMGVFGVVCAIAFARRDHESVNPVAPALGAVGCGAFAVLLGVHLWRAERGTFWAVLILAAAVLAVETVYFERETVLDGVERAEEALTPDEG, encoded by the coding sequence ATGGGAGAGTCATCGACGGACCAGGACGGACGGCTCGGCCTGTTCGGCGCGGTGTCTATCTCCGTCGGCGGCATGATCGGCGGCGGCGTGTTCGCCGTCCTCGGGGTGGTCGCGACTATCGCGGGCGCCGCCTCGTGGGCGGCGTTCACCCTCGCCAGCCTCGTGTCGCTGTGTGCGGCGTACTCGTACCTCCGGCTGAACGCGATGGGCGACAACCGCGGCGGCTCCGTCGCGCAGTTGGAGGAGTACCTCGACGACGCGTCGATCGCGGGGATGGTCGGCTGGACGCTCCTGTTCGGCTACGTCGGCGCGATCGCGATGTACGCCTACGCGTTCGGCAGCTTCGCCGTCGCCCTCACGCCCGGCGGCGTCGCCGCGGCTGTCCCGCTGGGGGAGGCGCTCCTGCGGCCGGCGTACTCGGTGCTCGCGGTCGCGCTGTTCGTGGGGTTGAACGTCCTCGGGGCGCGCGCCACCGGCACCTCCGAGGAGGTGCTCGTCGTGGCGAAGGTGGCGGTGTTGCTCGCCTTCGGCGCGCTCGGCGTCTGGTTCGGCGCGCGGCAGGGGTCCATGGAGTACGGCTTCGACACGCTCGGGAGCGTCACCCCGGTCGTGATGGCGACTGCGGTGTCGTTCGTCTCCTTCCAGGGGTGGCAGCTGCTCATGTACGACCAGGAGAGCATCCGGAACGTCGAGACGAACCTGCCGCGGGCCATCTACGCGTCGATCCTGATCACGATCCTCGTCGACGGACTGATCGCGATCGTCGTCACCAGCCTCGCGGCCCCCGACGTGATCCAGCAGCACCCCGAGCGCGCGCTGGCGATCGCCGTCGAGCCGATCGTCGGCGGGATCGGCTTCACGGTCGTCGCGGTGGCGGCGGTGTTCTCGACGGGGTCGGCGATCAACGGGACGTTGTTCTCGGCGGCCAACTTCGCGAAGGGGATGGTGAGCGACGGGCTCCTCCCCGACGAGACGGGCCGAGCGGGCGCCGACGGCGCGCCGCGACGGACGGTCCTTCTCCTCGGCGGCATCGCGGCGGTGTTCACCGCCTACGGGAGTCTCGACGCGATCACCTCCTTCGGCTCGCTGGCGTTCATGGGCGTGTTCGGCGTGGTGTGTGCCATCGCGTTCGCCCGGCGGGACCACGAGTCGGTGAACCCCGTCGCGCCCGCCCTCGGCGCCGTCGGCTGCGGCGCGTTCGCGGTGCTGTTGGGCGTCCACCTCTGGCGGGCCGAACGGGGGACGTTCTGGGCGGTGCTGATCCTCGCGGCGGCGGTCCTCGCGGTCGAGACGGTCTACTTCGAGCGCGAGACGGTCCTCGACGGCGTCGAACGCGCCGAGGAGGCACTGACGCCCGACGAGGGGTGA
- a CDS encoding PQQ-binding-like beta-propeller repeat protein, with the protein MNRRSFLAAAGAAATLSGAGCTAVSVRPPPPTELWRVSPEGGSYALRRVTDDRVFATLGETLTALDRETGERLWTADTGSFVLATPDGFLAPDGASGVVALSAADGGVRWRRESVPGLLVGHAGGVAVVVDKGDDGSRVTGVDLATGGTAWRRTLPGRWDVWTHAAPVDAPTGGGTDAVIGSRSDDSGAVARVVVRSLDPETGASLGRMRREGWVRPVGAAYGVVGFEWSGVEPAANAALFAGRSTLDVRWTYAPARSPLAVAVEGRHALVGAHGSAIRGRPSGTVTAVHRGPGSFSPVPAATTRDRALFARHTSAGDDFEDRVVAVDAADPDGAATWRGPSVPERLSRTTATGDAVVYATLGGESVVTGLDAATGRTRWRLTEHVSNTWAVGGGLLFAGVSTGPDRRERALVAYAVDRP; encoded by the coding sequence GTGAACAGGCGGTCGTTCCTCGCGGCCGCCGGCGCCGCCGCGACGCTCTCGGGTGCGGGATGTACGGCGGTGTCGGTCCGTCCGCCGCCGCCGACGGAGCTGTGGCGGGTGTCGCCCGAGGGCGGGTCGTACGCGCTCCGGCGCGTGACCGACGATCGCGTCTTCGCGACGCTCGGCGAGACGTTGACGGCGCTCGATCGGGAGACCGGGGAGCGGCTGTGGACGGCCGATACGGGGTCGTTCGTGCTCGCGACGCCCGACGGGTTCCTCGCCCCCGACGGCGCGTCGGGGGTCGTCGCGCTCTCGGCCGCCGACGGCGGGGTCCGTTGGCGACGCGAGTCGGTTCCCGGGCTGTTGGTCGGACACGCCGGCGGCGTCGCGGTCGTCGTCGACAAGGGCGACGACGGGAGCCGAGTGACCGGCGTCGACCTCGCCACCGGGGGGACGGCGTGGCGGCGAACGCTCCCGGGTCGGTGGGACGTCTGGACCCACGCCGCGCCGGTCGACGCGCCCACGGGGGGCGGAACCGACGCCGTGATCGGGTCGCGCAGCGACGACTCGGGTGCAGTGGCGCGGGTCGTCGTCCGGTCGCTCGACCCCGAGACGGGCGCGTCGCTCGGGCGGATGCGGCGCGAGGGCTGGGTCAGGCCCGTCGGCGCGGCCTACGGAGTCGTGGGGTTCGAGTGGTCCGGCGTCGAGCCTGCGGCGAACGCGGCCCTGTTCGCCGGGCGCTCGACGCTCGACGTCCGCTGGACGTACGCCCCCGCGCGCTCCCCGCTCGCCGTCGCCGTCGAGGGTCGCCACGCGTTGGTCGGAGCCCACGGGAGCGCGATCCGTGGGCGCCCCTCCGGAACGGTCACCGCGGTCCACCGCGGTCCCGGCTCGTTCTCCCCGGTTCCGGCGGCGACGACGCGCGACCGTGCGCTGTTCGCCCGGCACACGAGCGCCGGCGACGACTTCGAGGACCGTGTCGTCGCCGTCGACGCCGCCGACCCCGACGGCGCGGCGACGTGGCGTGGACCGTCGGTTCCGGAGCGGCTCTCCCGCACGACCGCGACCGGCGACGCGGTCGTGTACGCGACGCTCGGCGGCGAGTCGGTCGTCACCGGTCTCGACGCGGCGACGGGGCGGACGCGGTGGCGCCTGACCGAACACGTCTCGAACACGTGGGCGGTCGGCGGCGGACTGCTGTTCGCCGGCGTGTCGACGGGACCGGACCGGCGCGAGCGGGCGCTCGTCGCCTACGCCGTCGACCGGCCGTGA
- a CDS encoding DUF7511 domain-containing protein: MSAAPDRSPEDVHTPDPRFAAPSGLTAAVVRYDGEPDRCTVYPDGADDDTLTTTWLSVDADCLVPLDEAR, encoded by the coding sequence ATGTCGGCCGCACCCGATCGGTCACCCGAGGACGTGCACACGCCCGACCCCCGCTTCGCCGCCCCCTCCGGTCTCACGGCCGCCGTCGTCCGGTACGACGGCGAGCCGGACCGCTGTACCGTCTACCCGGACGGCGCCGACGACGACACGCTGACCACGACGTGGCTCTCCGTCGACGCCGACTGTCTCGTCCCGCTTGACGAGGCGCGCTGA
- a CDS encoding amidohydrolase family protein, which yields MLELEHGFRVVDVHARLDPDDGAVVASRGREISPERLQREMHQAGVVQSAVAPGPRPAGEGYLRANNAVARLSVDRPFRAFARLNGPRDPGDSAVSRLRNLAAAPADHHTDPGDVEQYAYDSRLHGFVLDPVNDGLPTEETLDQVAAAGEPVLVHAGRGFPPAAVADTLLEYDFPAILSSFGGYPLDRALMQEAMALLDSFDDLYLDTAFVRFRDVLETALLEHPDRVMFGSGAPDTHPDVGVMEVLTLDVPEDLLDRALSKNAARVIEGLAPGADA from the coding sequence ATGCTGGAACTGGAGCACGGGTTCCGCGTGGTCGACGTCCACGCCCGGCTCGACCCCGACGACGGGGCGGTCGTCGCCTCGCGCGGTCGGGAGATCTCCCCGGAACGCCTCCAGCGCGAGATGCACCAGGCCGGTGTGGTCCAGTCGGCCGTCGCCCCCGGCCCGCGGCCGGCCGGCGAGGGGTACCTCCGCGCCAACAACGCCGTCGCACGGCTCTCGGTCGACCGGCCGTTCCGGGCGTTCGCGCGGCTCAACGGCCCGCGCGACCCCGGCGACTCGGCCGTCTCGCGGCTGCGCAACCTCGCGGCCGCCCCCGCCGATCACCACACGGATCCGGGCGACGTCGAGCAGTACGCCTACGACAGCCGCCTCCACGGCTTCGTGCTCGACCCCGTCAACGACGGGCTTCCGACCGAGGAGACGCTCGACCAGGTGGCCGCCGCGGGCGAGCCGGTGTTGGTCCACGCCGGGCGGGGGTTCCCGCCGGCCGCCGTCGCCGACACGCTGCTGGAGTACGACTTCCCCGCGATCCTCTCGTCGTTCGGCGGCTACCCGCTGGACCGCGCGCTGATGCAGGAGGCGATGGCGCTGTTGGACTCCTTCGACGATCTGTACCTCGACACGGCGTTCGTCCGCTTCCGCGACGTGTTGGAGACGGCGTTGCTGGAACACCCCGACCGCGTCATGTTCGGTTCCGGCGCGCCCGACACCCACCCGGACGTGGGCGTCATGGAGGTGTTGACGCTCGACGTGCCCGAGGACCTGCTCGACCGCGCGCTGTCGAAGAACGCCGCCCGCGTCATCGAGGGGCTGGCGCCGGGTGCCGACGCGTGA
- the thsA gene encoding thermosome subunit alpha — protein MQQPLYILTESTQRTSGLDARRSNVAAGRAVASAVRTTLGPRGMDKMLVDSSGEVVVTNDGATILKEMDIEHPAAQMLVEVAESQEAEVGDGTTTAAVLAGELLARAEDLLDDDVHATAVVEGYHEALRLALDAVDGMLIEGDVDRDVLLTVAESAMTGKGTGDIATHVLAEIVVDAVLQVADDDRHVDRDDIRVFTRTGASAAATELVRGVVFETEPANDNMPRTVEDASVAVLDLKLDVRSGEVDTEYTITSVEQLDAALSAEDAERRAIAESLADAGVDVVFCSKKISDPVAAHLADAGILAFSNVKKSDARAFARATGARRLGTLDGMESSDLGSAASVRVEKQSGDDVVFVEGSDASRTVTLYVRGSTDHVVDETERAIDDALGVTVAAYADGDVVPGAGAVEIAIADRLRAGANAVTGRKALAVEAFADAVDAIPRTLAENAGLDPIDALVDLRARHDRDGVAGIVIDGPSVEITDPTDEHVVDPAAVKREALESATEAATMILRIDDVIAAN, from the coding sequence ATGCAGCAACCCCTCTACATCCTGACGGAGTCGACCCAGCGCACCAGCGGTCTCGACGCGCGCCGCTCGAACGTGGCCGCGGGTCGCGCCGTCGCGAGCGCGGTCCGAACGACGCTCGGGCCGCGCGGCATGGACAAGATGCTCGTCGACTCCTCGGGCGAGGTCGTCGTCACCAACGACGGCGCGACGATCCTCAAGGAGATGGACATCGAGCACCCCGCCGCCCAGATGCTCGTCGAAGTGGCCGAGTCCCAGGAGGCCGAGGTCGGCGACGGCACGACGACGGCGGCCGTCCTCGCGGGCGAACTCCTCGCGCGCGCCGAGGACCTCCTCGACGACGACGTCCACGCGACGGCCGTGGTCGAGGGGTACCACGAGGCGCTCCGCCTCGCGCTCGACGCCGTCGACGGGATGCTGATCGAGGGCGACGTCGACCGCGACGTGCTCCTCACGGTCGCCGAGTCCGCGATGACCGGCAAGGGCACCGGCGACATCGCGACCCACGTGCTCGCCGAGATCGTCGTCGACGCGGTCCTGCAGGTCGCCGACGACGACCGCCACGTCGACCGCGACGACATCCGCGTGTTCACCCGAACGGGCGCCTCCGCGGCCGCCACGGAACTGGTCCGCGGCGTCGTCTTCGAGACGGAACCCGCCAACGACAATATGCCCCGGACCGTCGAGGACGCGTCCGTCGCGGTGCTCGACCTGAAGCTCGACGTGCGCTCGGGCGAGGTCGACACCGAGTACACGATCACCTCCGTCGAACAGCTCGACGCCGCCCTCTCGGCGGAGGACGCCGAGCGCCGTGCGATCGCCGAGTCCCTCGCCGACGCCGGCGTCGACGTGGTGTTCTGCTCGAAGAAGATCAGCGACCCCGTCGCCGCCCACCTCGCGGACGCGGGCATCCTCGCGTTCTCGAACGTGAAGAAGTCCGACGCCCGCGCGTTCGCCCGCGCCACCGGCGCCCGCCGCCTCGGGACGCTCGACGGCATGGAGTCGAGCGACCTCGGCTCGGCGGCGTCGGTGCGCGTCGAGAAGCAGTCCGGCGACGACGTGGTGTTCGTCGAGGGCAGCGACGCCTCCCGCACCGTGACCCTGTACGTGCGCGGCTCCACCGACCACGTCGTCGACGAGACCGAGCGCGCGATCGACGACGCCCTCGGCGTCACCGTCGCCGCCTACGCCGACGGCGACGTGGTGCCCGGCGCCGGCGCCGTCGAGATCGCGATCGCCGACCGGCTCCGCGCCGGCGCCAACGCCGTCACCGGCCGCAAGGCGCTCGCCGTCGAGGCGTTCGCCGACGCGGTCGACGCGATCCCGCGCACCCTCGCGGAGAACGCCGGCCTCGACCCGATCGACGCGCTGGTCGACCTGCGCGCCCGCCACGACCGCGACGGCGTCGCCGGCATCGTGATCGACGGGCCGTCCGTCGAGATCACGGACCCGACCGACGAGCACGTCGTCGACCCGGCGGCCGTCAAGCGCGAGGCGCTGGAGTCCGCCACCGAGGCGGCGACGATGATCCTCCGCATCGACGACGTCATCGCGGCGAACTGA
- a CDS encoding class I SAM-dependent methyltransferase: MKGQEWYQADSVAEEYDAKRFSKGGRLIDRREKRAVLEALAPVEDERVLEIACGTGRFTVMLAERGADIVGLDISDAMLAQGREKARRAGLADTVEFMRGDAARLPFPDDHFDAVFAMRFFHLADTPAKFLAEMARVSKDVVFFDTFRGSSFRTLYNWALPMGSRLYSREEVERLIDGAGLSLRQDDHDFVFPYGFYREVPNSVADPFWSLDQAIGGNAVGEKLSSVSYWTAEV; this comes from the coding sequence GTGAAGGGCCAGGAGTGGTACCAGGCCGACTCGGTCGCCGAGGAGTACGACGCCAAGCGGTTCTCGAAGGGCGGGCGGCTCATCGACCGACGCGAGAAGCGGGCCGTACTGGAGGCGCTCGCTCCCGTCGAGGACGAGCGCGTGCTGGAGATCGCCTGCGGGACCGGCCGGTTCACCGTGATGCTCGCCGAGCGCGGCGCCGACATCGTCGGACTCGACATCTCCGACGCGATGCTCGCGCAGGGTCGCGAGAAGGCCCGCCGCGCCGGCCTCGCCGACACGGTGGAGTTCATGCGCGGCGACGCCGCGCGCCTGCCGTTCCCCGACGACCACTTCGACGCGGTGTTCGCGATGCGCTTCTTCCACCTCGCGGACACGCCGGCGAAGTTCCTCGCGGAGATGGCCCGCGTCTCGAAGGACGTCGTCTTCTTCGACACGTTCCGCGGGTCGTCGTTCCGCACCCTCTACAACTGGGCGCTCCCGATGGGGTCGCGGCTGTACTCCCGCGAGGAGGTCGAACGCCTCATCGACGGCGCCGGCCTCAGCCTGCGCCAGGACGACCACGACTTCGTGTTCCCGTACGGCTTCTACCGCGAAGTGCCCAACAGCGTGGCCGACCCGTTCTGGTCGCTCGACCAGGCGATCGGCGGCAACGCCGTCGGCGAGAAACTGTCGTCGGTGTCGTACTGGACGGCCGAGGTCTGA
- a CDS encoding trimeric intracellular cation channel family protein translates to MNLVGLLAFAVAGALKGADADLDPFGVATLGVLTALGGGTIRDVLVGRVPAALRSTGDVVVVLVGVAAGLLVAGALSGGAGRVRDHPAFLVADAVGLAAFAASGAAVGAEAGLSAFGVVVTATLTGVGGGSLSDLLLTRTPVVLREDFYATPALAGGVAYVVAGAVGVRGATATLGVALGVFVLRLVAVRRDWSLPSV, encoded by the coding sequence ATGAACCTCGTCGGCCTGCTCGCGTTCGCGGTCGCCGGCGCGCTCAAGGGCGCCGACGCCGACCTCGACCCGTTCGGCGTCGCCACGCTCGGCGTGTTGACGGCGCTGGGCGGCGGCACCATCCGCGACGTACTGGTGGGCCGAGTGCCCGCCGCGCTGCGCTCGACCGGCGACGTGGTCGTGGTGCTCGTCGGCGTCGCGGCGGGACTGCTCGTCGCGGGCGCGCTGTCGGGCGGCGCCGGGCGCGTCCGCGACCACCCGGCGTTCCTCGTCGCCGACGCGGTCGGCCTCGCGGCGTTCGCCGCCTCGGGCGCCGCCGTCGGCGCCGAGGCCGGGCTGTCGGCGTTCGGCGTCGTCGTCACCGCGACCCTGACCGGCGTCGGGGGCGGCTCGCTGTCGGATCTCCTGCTCACGAGGACGCCGGTCGTGCTCCGGGAGGACTTCTACGCGACGCCCGCGCTGGCGGGCGGCGTCGCCTACGTCGTCGCCGGCGCGGTCGGCGTGCGCGGCGCGACCGCGACGCTCGGCGTCGCGCTCGGGGTGTTCGTGCTCCGGCTCGTCGCGGTGCGGCGCGACTGGTCGCTTCCGAGCGTGTAG
- a CDS encoding PPOX class F420-dependent oxidoreductase: MIPESHRDIFESTSFAHLSTVMPDGTPQVTPVWVDHEDGEYVLVNTARGRRKEKNIRNNPKVGLSVTDPEDPYRYVSVMGEAELTEEGAVEHIDELARRYFDVDEYPHHGEESGPRVIVRIPTERIVTSG; the protein is encoded by the coding sequence GTGATCCCCGAGTCCCACCGCGACATCTTCGAGTCGACGTCGTTCGCCCACCTCTCGACGGTCATGCCCGACGGGACGCCGCAGGTGACGCCCGTCTGGGTCGACCACGAGGACGGCGAGTACGTGCTCGTCAACACCGCTCGCGGCCGCCGCAAGGAGAAGAACATCCGGAACAACCCGAAGGTCGGCCTGTCGGTCACGGACCCGGAGGACCCGTACCGGTACGTGTCGGTGATGGGGGAGGCGGAGCTGACCGAGGAGGGCGCCGTCGAGCACATCGACGAGCTTGCGAGGCGGTACTTCGACGTCGACGAGTACCCCCACCACGGGGAGGAGTCGGGACCGCGGGTGATCGTCCGGATCCCCACCGAGCGGATCGTCACGAGCGGGTGA
- a CDS encoding YkgJ family cysteine cluster protein, giving the protein MQSLEAELAEARALDVDELADAIETIGFECTRCGACCKSEAEDPHTATVFPDEVRRLQSAAQAPDPDRRHDDDTDTDADADRDADGESAVERDWRDVARPMPYGLTEGADGPEGETFEWALQTDACGDCVFYEEDADGVGACGVHEDRPLICETYPFSVALGGTSQPMGEAVDEEGAVRAHECEGLGRDIDRADAESLAAALKERAVRELTEAVGVRDSYEPRPADPGEVVVHDSEGAKDADGRPLGPADGTDR; this is encoded by the coding sequence GTGCAGTCGCTCGAAGCCGAACTCGCCGAGGCCCGCGCGCTCGACGTCGACGAGTTGGCCGACGCCATCGAGACGATCGGGTTCGAGTGCACCCGCTGTGGCGCCTGCTGCAAGAGCGAGGCGGAGGACCCGCACACCGCGACCGTCTTCCCCGACGAGGTTCGGCGCTTGCAGAGCGCGGCGCAAGCCCCGGACCCCGACCGCCGCCACGACGACGACACCGACACCGACGCAGACGCCGACCGCGACGCCGACGGTGAGTCCGCGGTGGAGCGCGACTGGCGCGACGTGGCGCGGCCGATGCCGTACGGGCTGACGGAGGGCGCCGACGGTCCCGAGGGGGAGACGTTCGAGTGGGCGTTGCAGACGGACGCGTGCGGCGACTGCGTGTTCTACGAGGAGGACGCCGACGGCGTCGGCGCCTGCGGCGTCCACGAGGACCGGCCGCTCATCTGCGAGACGTACCCGTTCTCCGTCGCGCTCGGCGGGACGAGCCAGCCGATGGGCGAAGCCGTCGACGAGGAGGGAGCCGTCCGCGCCCACGAGTGCGAGGGGTTGGGCCGCGACATCGACCGCGCGGACGCCGAGTCGCTGGCGGCGGCGCTGAAGGAACGTGCCGTCCGCGAACTGACGGAGGCCGTCGGCGTCCGCGACAGCTACGAGCCGCGTCCGGCCGACCCGGGCGAGGTCGTCGTCCACGACTCCGAGGGCGCCAAGGACGCGGACGGCCGGCCGCTCGGCCCGGCCGACGGGACGGACCGCTAA
- a CDS encoding TRAM domain-containing protein, which produces MEISDELLCLFSAEVRDDGDSYTIEIPKREVDTGGVEPGRVYRVALIEREGGVEPADTPDSPAPTDGPQPPVERGEIRYVEVEDLGKQGDGIARVERGYVIIVPDTEVGERVKIEITEVKSNFAVGEVIDDAL; this is translated from the coding sequence GTGGAAATCTCCGACGAACTCCTCTGTCTGTTCAGCGCCGAGGTGCGCGACGACGGCGACAGCTACACCATCGAGATCCCGAAGCGGGAGGTCGACACCGGCGGCGTCGAGCCGGGTCGCGTCTACCGCGTGGCGCTCATCGAGCGCGAGGGCGGCGTCGAACCGGCCGACACTCCCGATTCCCCCGCGCCGACCGACGGGCCACAGCCGCCGGTCGAGCGCGGCGAGATCCGCTACGTCGAGGTCGAGGACCTCGGGAAACAGGGCGACGGCATCGCCCGCGTCGAACGGGGGTACGTGATCATCGTCCCCGACACCGAAGTGGGCGAGCGCGTCAAGATCGAGATCACCGAGGTGAAGTCCAACTTCGCCGTCGGCGAGGTCATCGACGACGCGCTCTGA